In Glycine max cultivar Williams 82 chromosome 15, Glycine_max_v4.0, whole genome shotgun sequence, the DNA window TGAAAGGATAAAAATGTCTTACAATAACACAAGTGCTCAAAAGGTGAAAATTGAAGTCCGTATGACCGTATCAATATATATGGCGTGTTTGAAGGATGGAATTGAAAAGTCAACATTAGTGAATTAAGTCATTAACActtcaaatataatatatatatatatatatttgttaaatcTCTCGAGCATCTCTCAAgtcttttaacaaatattttaacatcAATATAATGATGAAtctatcaataattttaaatggatTTTGGGTCCAATCAGACAGCACGTCCCCATAATAGTAAAGGGGGCATAAAATATTAGTCATAAAAcatttgtaattctttttaaattaaattatcctgactgaaataacaatatatttatCCTTAGAGCATTTACGGTATATGTTTACTTAAATGAGTTATATATACTTAAATTTATGGACTTACAATGTCACATAAATACAagaattttacataaaaatttattcaaatactaagattgttgttgtttaactttttttttgttttactactGATTATTGACTCAGAAAATAACTTAttataatattgataaaaaaatatagttaaacaACGATGTATAAGAAATGTCACGTCAAAAATGTTCTAACGATAATTTTAGTTAAGTGtcatattttaaagtaatttgcTCAAGCAATTGCATTATAGAtgctcttaaattttaaaaaattaataacattatattataaattaaatataccaTAAAAGAAGTTCACTTTTAAAAGATCCTTTTGCCAAATTTCACGGAACAATCAACAATGTCTTATATATTCTCTCTCTAATAATACAGCTGATACATCATATATTATGTGGTGAAAAGCAGGGCTGTGAAGTGTGACCAAACACAATTTCCGGGACATTATACTCTTTATTATTCGTtttatcatcattattttttttggccaTACCATCTTTTGTTTAAGTGTGCAGCACCGTATGATCAACCGTAAGCTATTTTATTTGTATCTTGCGCTTCCAGTGAGGGAATTTCACTTGTTTAGAATAACAAACCTGATTTAATTTGGTTAAAAAACAGAATGAGTTTTAACCTCTATCAAGAAATAAGATGTAAAATCGTTATGTTTTATTACCGAATGACTGAATTCATTTTGGAACGTTTTTTTGACATTTTCCAAACTAGAATTCAACCCACAAGGCCACTGAGGTTTGCAGGATTCTCAATGCACTTTGAAAAGTTCAGTGACATCTGAATATTTCATCACTATTAACAGTGACAAAGGAGAAGACTTCCTTTTCCGCCACCATTTTCTTCATTACCCTCTTTTGGTTGGTTTGAATCCAGCTATGATACATATATTGCTAAAAGAATGCTGAATTATTCCATAACATAAGGAACCCAAATCATTATCAATATAACTGGCTGAAACAGAACAGAAACAGGGCGATTCTCCCATCacgcatttatttattttccttttgacatttataattaaaatgaaaataaaccaATCAAATTCTAATTCAAACCCAGTAATATTCATCTTAAATTTGAAGTGATAATTAAGAAACTCAGCAGTAGTAACCAAACTACACACCCATAAGCCATGGAATCTCATACAAAAAGGAATTGAACTTTTGAAAGGATGTGGGACTTTTGGTAAAAGACTCAATGGAGACAATCCTGCTCCAACCAGATAAGACTACTACGGCAGATGGAGGATTTAATTTAAACACTTACtgagaaacaaacaaataagTAACTCTcattacagaaaaagaaaaaaaaatatgaagaaaaagagaataagACATGATTCACCACCATCCATAGAGAGCTTGCGTTTATGCATTCTTGATCCACCTGAAACTCTTTCTTAGAGAGCCTTTCATTTTGCCCTCAGCAGCATATATTTTATAGCCAGCAACTCTCTTCTTCCTCTGCAACTCAGGGTCACTGAAGCTCCAACTTTTTGATGGTTTAGTTACTGTGCTTTTCCCTTTCTTCTCCTTCACCTCCTTACTACCTATCTGGTTTGCATAAGCAGCATTATTAGCACTGTAACACCTCAGATCTTGCATGCTTGTTGGGGCCACCTTGCCTCCACAGTACCTTTCAATCTGCAGCCTTTCATCTCTGCATGACTTGGATCTGAATTCCATAATGAAAGagtagtgtgtgtgtgtcttaAGGTTACCAAGAAGGAATAAGTTCAAAGAAAAGGGTTGATGGGTTTGCTTTTTTGTAGTTGTATGTTAACAACATTGTTTATTGCTTCTTttactaaatttataataatgttggtctttaattttttgaaaattacacTTCACATtaacttttgtttcttttagagaaaaaaaaaatgtgataccACCTCTTGtcgtttttataaaaaaagttatataacttaatttttttaaaaaggattggatattataatttgtttcttataaaaaaaactagaaataatcataaataattttaaaaaaaaaaaatagtgacatTGAGATAAATCTTCCGTTaatgtatataataaatatttttgagttGGAGGCAGTTGAAGATGACGATGATAcgttgttttctttgatgaaagACAGTGGGGTAGCAACAGATGCAACTTTCTTCACACAGCAGACTTGCATGAGGCTTTTGGGTTGACTAGCTTTCACACGTGGAagtgttaaataaaattaacagtGGAAAGGAGCAAAGAAAAGAGTAACTGTAATGGTTACCTCtttctatatatacatatattttggtaCAGTGGAAAGAGTAAAAGAGggcaagaaacaaaaacaaaactagaTTAAACAGCCCTAAAGTATGAATTAGATTTCAATAAAATGAATGGCATCGAGAAGAATGATAGAGGTGCGTCCCCGCTTCTCTTGTgttaaaatttttacaaaaatctaAGACCAATCTCTCTGTTCATAAAAAGGCAAAACGTTCTGATTTTCAATTGACTATTGTGGTCCACCTCTTGAATGGTACCCCGATGGTTCCCCACATGTTAGTGATCAATTAGTTTCTGCAAGCCAGAACGTGAAAACCTTGACTCCTTTTCCCTTAAAAATACTCACAAATATGGCTAAAACAACAGTGAATATTTTCAGCTTAATgcaggttaagaaaaataattcaacATGAAATTATTATATCTACCCAACGAAATTATTACAGACCTCCCAAATAATTCAACATGAAATTATTATATCTACCCAACGAAATTATTACAGACCTCCCAAGATGTTGTTCTCTTTCATAGCAACAAGCATTTGGAAAGTTGCTCTCAGAATTTTCTACAAActttgctttcaagttttggcCGAAAGTGCAAAGCctaaattcattattattagCAAGATAAGTGTTAGTACCATTAAAGTAATCCTGTTCAATCCAATTGCAACCGTCCCACCAAAAGAACTACTTGATAAGGAAGTTAGCATGTGTCTTCCACTCTCAACCTCACTTTAATGATGCAtcattgaaaatgatttttacacTGTTATCTTTGAATAATGCATTCTAATGTAGCAAGAGCTTAATCTTTTTACGGTGGGTACTCCAACGAAATTACGTTCATAGCACTCTATAAATGTGCTTGTGTCTCTAATTTCCCCCTAGTTTTTGTTGTGGGGGAGGGGGAACATATGATATTATACATGCAGCACTTTGCGTgtaatttaaactttaaattaacAGGCAAGTGCGATGAAAAAGTGCGGTGCCGTTTCATTTGGTTGGACTTAATAATTCTAGACAACACGTTTAACTTTaactaatatataaatatcactCATGCCTTGGATGgtcaaattaaattgaaaaaataaaacatataaatatgttaatttctttttaaaaaattaaaaaatataataaaacaaaatagaagtATTTGTcgtaataaaaacaatttatttatatcatcTTTAACATTTATAACTTGATCTTCAAACTCTgttgtaaataaaattcaagtgatttttttttctattgtagataaaatatttattaacaaagTTTTATCTTATATATCAAGTGAtatcaataaaaacataattaggttaggtaaataaaaaaacattttttattgtatttaagTTAGTAGAATTTTTGCATGAAATCCTTTATAGATAATCTATGCGTCAAGATAATCTTTAAAGATATacttaatgttatatataaatttttcttaaaaaaactgttatctataaatttattatctatcATCCATGTAACAATATATTGGTTAGGgtgaaatataatatattaccaTTAGTAGAATTTCTTAATTCATCGAGATCCTTAATTGGGTGTGCCGGATATGACAGGCAGTCGTAGATTCAAGAGTGACTGAGGCGttgttcaaatataaaatacgtgacacaaaattacaaacaaaaaggCTTTGAGCAACATGCTAATTAagcaaataaacaaattttatagaATCCATTATAAATAAAGTCAGGTGTCTCAGAACTCTAatggtaaaatttgaaaatgaaaataaagagcacaaaataataattgtcaAAAAGTAATAGCCCTGATGACTTAACAAAGAATGAAAATTAACCCATCAGAGCAGATCAGCCACATTTGATGGCAACTCCTCTACAGTCACATTGTAGAACTTCTGAATATCAGACAGCATTCTTGCATCATCCAAAGTCACAAAGTTTATGGCAACACCTTTTCTTCCAAAACGCCCACTTCGTCCTATGCGATGAAGATAATTTTCAGGTTGGGTAGGAAGATCATAGTTTATAACCAAAGACACTTGCTGTACATCTATACCACGAGCCAAGAGGTCAGTGGTAATTAGAACTCGAGAAGAGCCAGAGCGAAATTCACGCATGATGATATCGCGAGTGTTTTGGTCCATGTCTCCATGGGTGGCTGAGACTGTATGGTCATTGCTTCGCATCTTGTCAGTGAGCCAGTCCACCTTGCGCCTGGTGTTCACAAAGATGACACTCTGAGTGATAGCCAAAGTCTCATAAAGGTCGCATAATGTCTCCAGTTTCCAATCTTCCTTATCAACATTCACATAAAACTGCTTGATACCCTCAAGCGTCAATTCATCACGCTTTACCAGGATTCTCACTGGCTTATTCATGAACTTCCTTGTAATCTCCAGGGCCTCAGGTGGCATTGTAGCAGAGAACACTCCAACCTGAATTTGACCTGGCAGTAGCTGGAAGATGTCATAGATCTGCATTTCATGCACGAAAAATATAAACTGTTAGCTATCTATCTAACACAAGATGACTTCATCTAGCACACAggttttaaataaagaattatttCAACATGCATGAAAGAATGTTTAGATGACActcaaggaaaagaaaaacaattcaa includes these proteins:
- the LOC100799273 gene encoding uncharacterized protein LOC100799273; this encodes MEFRSKSCRDERLQIERYCGGKVAPTSMQDLRCYSANNAAYANQIGSKEVKEKKGKSTVTKPSKSWSFSDPELQRKKRVAGYKIYAAEGKMKGSLRKSFRWIKNA
- the LOC100809395 gene encoding eukaryotic initiation factor 4A-10 encodes the protein MAGLAPEGSQFDARQYDSKMNELLSADGQEFFTSYDEVYDSFDAMGLQENLLRGIYAYGFERPSAIQQRGIVPFCKGLDVIQQAQSGTGKTATFCSGILQQLDYGLVQCQALVLAPTRELAQQIEKVMRALGDYLGVKVHACVGGTSVREDQRILQAGVHTVVGTPGRVFDMLRRQSLRPDHIKMFVLDEADEMLSRGFKDQIYDIFQLLPGQIQVGVFSATMPPEALEITRKFMNKPVRILVKRDELTLEGIKQFYVNVDKEDWKLETLCDLYETLAITQSVIFVNTRRKVDWLTDKMRSNDHTVSATHGDMDQNTRDIIMREFRSGSSRVLITTDLLARGIDVQQVSLVINYDLPTQPENYLHRIGRSGRFGRKGVAINFVTLDDARMLSDIQKFYNVTVEELPSNVADLL